A window of Cohnella herbarum contains these coding sequences:
- a CDS encoding transposase, giving the protein MNQYDKAFKEEAVRLSDEIGPKKAAEQLGVAYHTLQGWRKQRTLHGDGAHIGSGRAYASADKTAREIELEKEIGELRRANEILKDALGFFAKDRKR; this is encoded by the coding sequence ATGAATCAGTACGACAAAGCATTCAAAGAAGAAGCAGTCAGATTGAGCGATGAAATTGGACCAAAGAAAGCCGCCGAGCAGTTGGGCGTAGCCTACCACACCTTGCAAGGATGGAGAAAGCAAAGAACCCTGCACGGCGACGGAGCGCATATCGGGAGCGGACGCGCTTATGCATCTGCCGATAAGACTGCGCGAGAAATCGAATTAGAAAAAGAAATAGGCGAGTTGCGCCGAGCGAATGAAATTCTCAAGGATGCACTCGGTTTTTTCGCAAAAGACCGGAAGCGGTAA
- a CDS encoding response regulator, whose protein sequence is MATFMIVDDSAVMRKNIRSMLESAGHEVVAEASDGREVLVNYVGSKPDIVTMDISMGNMNGIEALELLLKSYPTAKVIMVSAIGHKQQVLEAIKLGAKSYVVKPIEKARFLDIIDKVADQK, encoded by the coding sequence ATGGCTACATTTATGATTGTCGACGATTCGGCCGTAATGAGAAAAAATATCCGATCGATGCTGGAAAGCGCGGGTCACGAAGTCGTGGCGGAAGCCTCGGACGGTCGCGAGGTTTTGGTCAATTACGTGGGCTCCAAACCCGACATCGTGACGATGGATATCAGCATGGGAAATATGAACGGAATCGAAGCGCTGGAATTGCTGCTTAAATCTTATCCGACCGCTAAAGTGATCATGGTGAGCGCTATCGGTCACAAGCAGCAAGTGTTGGAAGCGATAAAGCTCGGCGCTAAATCCTACGTCGTTAAGCCGATAGAGAAGGCTCGTTTTCTGGATATCATCGATAAAGTGGCGGATCAGAAATGA
- a CDS encoding chemotaxis protein CheX has translation MRQSEAEFFSELKLSAENNVTKLGIPVRRSSRSEAEEGNLDDYTSFVQVSGAIQGGVIFTVDVQLAIAMAQSYLIDPVTPEEAKSYAVEVVAELTNVICGNALTDRVPHPIYLGNPLLFVAKQAEIRTRSAKPFLQLFGTDKGSFRIMYIPMDQESELATIMNAQ, from the coding sequence ATGAGACAAAGCGAAGCTGAATTTTTCTCGGAATTGAAGCTATCGGCTGAGAACAATGTCACGAAGCTAGGCATTCCGGTACGACGATCGTCGCGATCCGAGGCGGAAGAAGGGAATTTGGACGATTATACCTCCTTCGTTCAGGTGAGCGGGGCGATTCAGGGCGGCGTTATTTTCACGGTTGACGTACAATTGGCAATTGCAATGGCCCAAAGCTATTTGATCGATCCTGTTACGCCCGAAGAAGCCAAATCGTATGCGGTGGAAGTCGTTGCCGAGCTGACCAACGTCATTTGCGGGAATGCGCTGACGGACCGCGTGCCGCACCCGATCTATCTAGGCAATCCGCTTCTCTTCGTTGCGAAGCAAGCGGAGATTAGAACGCGGTCGGCGAAACCGTTCCTCCAGCTCTTCGGCACGGACAAAGGGTCTTTCCGTATCATGTACATTCCAATGGATCAGGAATCCGAGCTAGCTACGATAATGAACGCACAATAA